A single Bacteroidales bacterium DNA region contains:
- the rpsQ gene encoding 30S ribosomal protein S17: protein MENKRNLRKERVGVVVSNKMDKSIVVAVERKVKYPIYEKFVKATTKLKAHDEKNECNIGDTVRIMETRPLSKTKNWRLVEIIERAK, encoded by the coding sequence ATGGAAAATAAAAGAAACCTACGCAAGGAAAGAGTCGGTGTAGTGGTCAGCAATAAAATGGATAAGTCTATTGTTGTGGCTGTAGAAAGAAAAGTAAAATATCCAATTTACGAAAAATTCGTCAAAGCTACAACGAAGCTAAAAGCGCATGACGAAAAGAACGAATGCAATATCGGCGACACCGTTAGAATCATGGAGACACGCCCTTTGAGCAAGACCAAAAATTGGAGATTAGTAGAAATAATTGAAAGAGCGAAGTAA
- the rpmC gene encoding 50S ribosomal protein L29: protein MKMSEVRELNDKDLRERIQDLKSTLTQLRINHAVSPLDNPMQINLLKKDIARLMTELQQRELTKTTN, encoded by the coding sequence ATGAAAATGTCAGAAGTACGAGAATTAAACGATAAAGATTTGAGAGAACGCATACAAGATCTCAAAAGCACATTAACTCAATTGAGAATCAATCACGCAGTATCGCCGTTAGATAATCCGATGCAAATTAATTTGTTGAAAAAAGATATAGCAAGATTGATGACCGAGTTACAACAACGAGAATTAACTAAAACAACAAATTAA
- the rplN gene encoding 50S ribosomal protein L14, producing the protein MIQKESRLAVADNSGAKEVLCINVPGGSKKKYASIGDIIVVAVKNVVPLSEVKKGSVARAVVVRTRKEVRRSDGSYIRFDDNACVLLNPAGEIRGTRIFGPVARELRDGYMKIVSLAPEVL; encoded by the coding sequence ATGATACAGAAAGAATCAAGGCTTGCTGTTGCTGATAACAGTGGAGCAAAAGAGGTACTTTGTATAAATGTACCAGGTGGCTCAAAGAAAAAATACGCAAGTATCGGTGATATCATAGTAGTAGCCGTTAAAAATGTAGTGCCATTAAGCGAGGTGAAAAAAGGATCAGTAGCCAGAGCAGTTGTCGTTAGAACACGTAAAGAGGTTAGACGCAGCGACGGCTCTTATATTCGCTTCGATGACAATGCATGTGTATTGTTGAACCCTGCGGGTGAAATTAGAGGAACCCGCATTTTTGGACCAGTTGCCAGAGAATTACGTGATGGATACATGAAAATAGTATCTTTGGCACCTGAAGTATTGTAA
- the rpsN gene encoding 30S ribosomal protein S14, whose translation MAKESMKARERKRAKLVEKYAKKRAELKAAGDYVGLQKLPKNASPVRLHNSCQLTGRAKGYMRQFGISRICFREMANQGLIPGVKKASW comes from the coding sequence ATGGCAAAAGAATCAATGAAAGCACGCGAAAGAAAACGCGCTAAACTTGTCGAAAAATATGCAAAAAAACGTGCTGAATTAAAAGCAGCAGGTGATTATGTTGGATTGCAAAAATTACCCAAAAATGCTTCACCAGTAAGACTACACAACAGCTGTCAATTAACTGGCAGAGCAAAAGGTTATATGAGACAATTTGGTATTAGTCGTATATGCTTCCGCGAAATGGCAAATCAGGGATTAATTCCCGGAGTAAAAAAAGCAAGTTGGTAA
- the rpsH gene encoding 30S ribosomal protein S8: MDVIGDFLTRIRNASMAKHKVLEVPSSNMRKAITKILYEQGYILNYKFEEPDATHRTIKIALKYNPSTKQPVIKSIQRVSRPGLRKYVNVDDIPRVLNGLGIAIMSTSHGVITDKEARRQNVGGEVICYVY, translated from the coding sequence ATGGATGTAATTGGCGATTTTTTAACAAGAATACGAAATGCTTCAATGGCAAAACATAAAGTCCTTGAAGTACCGTCTTCAAATATGAGAAAAGCTATCACAAAGATACTTTATGAACAAGGCTATATTTTAAATTACAAGTTCGAAGAGCCTGATGCAACTCATCGAACAATTAAAATAGCTTTGAAATATAACCCTTCCACAAAACAACCGGTTATTAAAAGTATTCAACGTGTTAGCAGACCAGGTTTACGTAAGTATGTCAATGTGGATGATATTCCACGAGTCCTTAACGGATTAGGCATAGCTATAATGTCAACCTCACACGGAGTGATTACAGATAAAGAAGCTCGTCGACAAAATGTTGGCGGAGAAGTTATTTGTTACGTATATTAA
- the rplE gene encoding 50S ribosomal protein L5 encodes MAYVPNLKVKYDEEIIPALKSEFKYTSVMQVPRLKKIVLNQGVGKATADRKLIDTAVNEMTAIAGQKAVPTLSRKDISNFKLRKKMPIGVKVTLRRQQMYEFLERLICVALPRIRDFQGVGGKLDGRGNYTLGISEQIIFPEIDIDKINHIMGMDITFVTTAETDEEAYALLKAFGIPFKNEKKN; translated from the coding sequence ATGGCTTACGTCCCAAATTTAAAAGTAAAATATGACGAGGAGATAATCCCTGCATTAAAATCTGAGTTTAAATATACCTCAGTTATGCAAGTACCTCGTTTGAAAAAGATTGTTCTCAATCAAGGAGTTGGTAAAGCAACTGCAGACCGTAAGTTAATTGACACAGCAGTTAACGAAATGACCGCTATAGCTGGACAGAAAGCTGTTCCTACACTATCGCGAAAAGACATTTCAAACTTCAAACTACGTAAGAAAATGCCGATAGGTGTGAAGGTAACATTGCGGCGTCAACAAATGTACGAGTTCTTAGAAAGATTAATTTGTGTAGCTTTACCAAGAATCCGCGACTTCCAAGGAGTGGGAGGCAAACTAGATGGACGTGGAAATTATACTCTGGGAATTTCAGAGCAAATTATATTTCCCGAAATCGACATCGACAAAATAAACCATATTATGGGTATGGACATAACTTTTGTCACCACAGCGGAAACTGATGAAGAAGCTTATGCATTACTTAAAGCTTTTGGTATTCCATTTAAAAATGAAAAAAAGAATTAA
- the rplF gene encoding 50S ribosomal protein L6: MSRIGKLPINIPAGVTVNIDKSNNVTVKGPKGQLQQSFDPEMEIKVENNAVVVTRPTDNKQHRELHGLTRSLVKNMVVGVSEGYNITLELVGVGFRAEANGQMLELNLGYSHSIFIELPKEISVEAKSDRRSNPKITLSSIDKQLIGHVAAKIRSLRKPEPYKGKGIRYENEIVRRKAGKSAVKSS, from the coding sequence ATGTCACGGATAGGTAAATTACCGATAAATATTCCGGCTGGAGTTACTGTTAACATTGATAAATCGAACAATGTTACAGTAAAGGGGCCGAAAGGACAGCTTCAACAATCATTTGATCCAGAAATGGAGATAAAAGTTGAGAATAATGCTGTTGTTGTAACTCGCCCGACTGATAACAAACAACATAGAGAATTACATGGTTTGACAAGATCTCTTGTAAAAAACATGGTGGTTGGAGTTTCAGAGGGTTATAATATTACGCTTGAGCTTGTTGGTGTAGGTTTTCGCGCAGAAGCTAACGGACAAATGCTGGAACTTAACTTAGGTTATTCACACAGTATTTTTATAGAACTTCCGAAAGAAATTTCTGTAGAAGCTAAGTCCGACAGAAGATCAAATCCTAAGATTACGTTGTCGAGTATCGACAAACAACTAATTGGTCATGTGGCTGCAAAAATCAGATCGTTGAGAAAACCTGAACCATACAAAGGAAAAGGTATTAGATACGAAAATGAAATAGTTCGTCGTAAAGCTGGTAAGTCAGCAGTCAAAAGTTCTTAA
- a CDS encoding 50S ribosomal protein L18 yields the protein MSLNKKERRQRIKYRIRKRVLGTEARPRMNVYRSNANISVQLIDDVKGNTLVAASSLCKEIAEKKNITKTESANLVGKLIAQRAIEKGITNVTFDRGGFLYHGRVKSLAEGAREGGLKF from the coding sequence ATGTCACTAAATAAAAAAGAGCGCAGACAACGAATTAAATATCGTATTCGCAAACGCGTATTGGGGACAGAAGCACGCCCCAGAATGAACGTTTACAGGAGTAATGCCAATATCTCTGTTCAACTTATTGACGATGTTAAAGGTAATACTCTTGTAGCAGCTTCATCTTTATGCAAAGAGATTGCAGAGAAGAAAAATATCACGAAAACCGAGTCTGCAAATCTTGTTGGAAAACTTATCGCCCAACGAGCAATAGAGAAAGGAATTACAAATGTAACCTTTGATCGTGGCGGATTCCTTTATCATGGAAGAGTAAAATCTTTGGCTGAAGGAGCACGCGAAGGAGGTCTTAAATTTTAA
- the rplX gene encoding 50S ribosomal protein L24, with product MRKKLHIKKGDIVVVLSGNSKGQKGKVLEIDVKNERAIVEGVNMISKHTKPNAQYPNGGIIKKEGSIHISNLLPEDPKTGKPSRVGRRLNDKGKLVRFLKKSGEEI from the coding sequence ATGCGAAAAAAATTACATATCAAGAAGGGCGACATAGTTGTTGTACTATCAGGAAATTCAAAAGGACAAAAAGGTAAAGTTCTTGAAATTGATGTTAAAAACGAGCGAGCAATAGTTGAAGGTGTTAACATGATTTCAAAACATACGAAACCTAATGCCCAGTATCCAAATGGTGGGATTATCAAAAAAGAGGGTTCTATTCATATTTCAAACCTTCTACCTGAAGATCCCAAAACAGGCAAACCCTCAAGAGTGGGTCGTCGTTTGAATGATAAAGGAAAATTAGTTAGATTTTTGAAAAAATCAGGAGAGGAGATTTAA